In Rhodanobacter humi, the genomic stretch AAGTGCATCCTGCACTTTCCCGGCTCGCCGAGTCCGGAAGAGCGCCGGACTCGGCTCCGCCGGCCGATCGCAGATGCGATCGGCCGGCGAGCGAGCCGTCCGTGGCTCGGGAAGCGGTGGCCGACTGCCGCCGGCAGTCGGTCAGCGCTTCATCGAATTGAAGAACTCGTCGTTGGACTTGGTGTTCTTCATCTTGTCGAGCATGAACTCCATCGCGGCCAGCTCGTCCATCGGGTGCAGCAGCTTCCGCAGGATCCAGATCTTGGCCAGCATGTCCGGCTCGATCAGCAGGTCTTCGCGGCGGGTGCCGGAGCGGTTGATGTCGATGGCGGGGTACACGCGCTTCTCGGAGATACGGCGGGACAGGTGCACTTCCATGTTGCCGGTGCCCTTGAACTCCTCGTAGATCACCTCGTCCATCTTGCTGCCGGTGTCGGTCAGCGCGGTGCCGATGATGGTGAGGCTGCCGCCTTCCTCCACGTTGCGCGCGGCGCCGAAGAAGCGCTTCGGGCGCTGCAGCGCATTCGCGTCCACGCCGCCGGTGAGCACCTTGCCGGAGCTGGGCACCACGGTGTTGTAGGCGCGGGCGAGGCGGGTGATGGAGTCGAGCAGGATCACCACGTCGCGCTTGTGTTCCACCAGGCGCTTGGCGCGCTCGATCACCATCTCGGCCACCTGCACGTGCCGGACGGCGGGTTCATCGAACGTCGAGCTGATCACCTCGGCGCGCACGGTGCGGGCGATCTCGGTGACTTCCTCCGGGCGCTCGTCCACCAGCAGGATGATGACGTGCGCGTCGGGGTGGTTGTACTGGATCGCCTGCGCGATGTTCTGCAGCATCATCGTCTTGCCGGACTTCGGCTGCGACACGATCAGCGCGCGCTGGCCCTTGCCGATGGGGGCGATGAGATCGAGGATGCGGCCGGTGATGTCCTCGGAAGAACCGTTGCCGCGCTCCAGCTTGAAGGCCTTGCGCGGGAACAGCGGGGTGAGGTTCTCGAACAGCATCTTGTTCTTGGACGCTTCCGGCGGATCGCCGTTGATGTCGTCCACGCGCAGCATCGCGAAGTAGCGCTCGCCTTCCTTGGGGTGGCGCACGCGCCCGGTGATGTAGTCGCCGGTGCGCAGGTTGAAGCGGCGGATCTGGCTGGGGCTGACGTAGATGTCGTCGGGGCCGGCCAGGTAGGACTCGTCGGCCGAGCGCATGAAGCCGAAGCCGTCCTGCAGGATCTCCAGCACGCCTTCGGCCCAGATGCCGCCGCCGGAACGGGCGTGCGCCTTGAGGATGGAGAAGACCACGTCCTGGCGGCGGGCGCGCGCCACGCCTTCCTGGATGCCCAGCGATTCGGCGAACGCGATCAGCTGCGGCGCCTTCATGCGCTTCAGCTCAGTGAGGTTGATCAGGCGGTCGTCCGCACCCGGATCGGCGTTGTCGTCGTCCATCGGCAGACCGTGCGGGTTGTTGTAGCGCGGGTTGTTGTTGCCGCCGCCGCCGCCCTGTGGGCGCTGTTGCTGGTTGCGCTCGTGGCGGCGGCGCCGGCCGCGGCCCTCGCGCTGCTCGTTGTTGCGGTTGTTGCCATTGTTCTGGCCTTGCCCCTGCGGGTTCTGCGGCTGGCCCGGCGCACGTGCTTCCGGCGCGGCGGCGGCTTCGCCGGCGGGCGCGGCCGGTGCAGTGGCGGGTGGCGGCACCGGTGCGGGCTGCTCGAACAGCGGCGCGGTCGTCGTTGCCGGCGCTTGCGCTTCGCCGGCGGCCGGCTTGGCGCCGCGCGACTGGCGCCGCGGTGCGCGCGGACGCGACTCGGACGGGTTCTCGGCGCCGCCGGCGTCGTTCGGGGTGGTGTTATCGGTATCGGACACGGGCAAACCTCGCGGGGCGCCGTTGGGAAACAGGAGGGAAGGTGTGCGTCGCGCCAGAGAGGGCGCAGGGGGATCGGGGCGATCCCGGCAGACGCGGAAGCAATCTAGCACCCGCCGCGCATGGCCGTAAAGCGCGCGGCGGGTGAAAAACGGCGATCAGATCGCCTTGTCGATCATCTGGGCCAGCTGGCCCTTGCTGACGGCGCCGATCTGGGTGGCCTCGACCTTGCCGTTCTTGAACACCATCAGGGTGGGGATGCCGCGCACGCCGTAGGTGCGGGGGGTCTTCTGGTTGTGGTCGATGTTGATCTTCACGATGCGCAGCTTGCCCTGGTACTGGCCCGCCAGCTCGTCGAGGATCGGTGCGATGGCCTTGCACGGGCCGCACCATTCGGCCCAGAAGTCCAGCAGCACAGGGGTATCGGACTGCAGCACTTCCTGTTCGAAGGCGTCGTCGCTCACATGGGTAATCAGGTCGCTCACCGGGATCTCCGAAAGGCGGTTGGAAGGAAGGTTTGGCGACCACGCGGCCAGCATCGGCTACACTGGGGTGCCCATGAAGCGCGGGTCGAACCGGGAAAGAGGGGTTTTGGCCATTGCGGCCCGGAGCCTCATTGCAACGTAACTCGGGGCGCGATTCAAGCGATTCAAGGGCGGCAACGGACGGTTCCGTTGACATAGGCGAGGCGGCTCAGGCGTTTGCGAAGCAAACGCGCAGATACGGGTCCGTCGAGGCGTTTCGCCTATGCCAGCGGGGCTGCCGGTTGCACTGCAACCGTTTCGGCGCCCTCCGCGGCTTCGGAGCGCCGGCCGGCGAGCCTGCTCGCCGCCGTGCGCTGCGTACCGCCACGCGCTGCTCATCCCACCGCTCCGTGTCCGCCTCCGGCGGCGGAGCCGGGCCGGCTTCGATGCCTGTGCCCGCATCCCACCGGCTTTTCCTTCCATGTCGCAAACCGTACTCACCGATACCTTCTTCACCAACTTCGAACTTCATCCGCTGCTGCAGCAAGGCCTGGCCGAAGCCGGCTTCACCCGCTGCACGCCGATCCAGGAACTGACCCTGCCGGTGGCGCTGGCCGGTCGCGACGTCGCCGGCCAGGCGCAGACCGGCACCGGCAAGACCTGCGCCTTCCTGGTCGCGCTGATGAACCGCCTGCTGACTACCCCCGCGGTGGCCGAGCGCAAGGACACCGACCCGCGCGCGCTGGTGATCGCGCCCACCCGCGAGCTGGCGATCCAGATCGACAAGGACGCCCGCGCCATCGGCGCGCGCACCGGTCTGAAGACCGCGCTGATCTACGGCGGCGTCGACTACGACAAGCAGCGCCAGCAGCTGCACGACGGCTGCGACATCATCATCGCCACGCCCGGCCGCCTGCTCGACTACTACAAGCAGCAGGTGTTCGGCTTCAACGGCGTCGAGGTGATGGTGATCGACGAGGCCGACCGCATGTTCGACCTTGGCTTCATCAAGGACGTGCGCTTCATCTTCCGCCGCCTGCCGGCGCGCGAGCAGCGCCAGGTGCTGCTGTTCTCCGCCACGCTGAGCCACCGCGTGCTGGAGCTGGCCTACGAGCACATGCACGAGGCCGAGAAGCTGGTGGTGGAGAGCGACCACGTCACCGCCGACAAGGTGCGCCAGGTGGTCTACTTCCCGGCCAAGGAAGAGAAGCTGCCGCTGCTGCTGAACCTGATCGACCAGCACCAGCCCAGCCGCAGCATCATCTTCGTCAACACCAAGGCCGCCGCCGAGCGCGTCACCGAGCGCGTGAAGCGGCACGGCTGCCGCGTCGGCGCGATTTCCGGCGACGTGCCGCAGCTGAAGCGCCAGAAGCTGCTGCAGCGCTTCCAGGACGGCCAGCTCGACATCCTCGTGGCCACCGACGTGGCCGCGCGCGGCCTGCACATCCCCGCGGTCAGCCACGTGTTCAACTACGACCTGCCGCAGGACGCGGAGGACTACGTGCACCGCATCGGCCGCACCGCCCGCCTTGGTGCCGAGGGCGACGCGGTCAGCTTCGCCTGCGACCTGTACGCGATGAGCCTGCCCGACATCGAAACCTACATCGGTCAGGCGATCCCGGTGGCGACGATTGCGCCGGAACTGCTGGTGATGCCGAAGCCGCGCGCGGTCGACGCCGAGTTCGCCGCCAACGCCGCCGCCGACAGTGCCGCGTT encodes the following:
- the trxA gene encoding thioredoxin TrxA encodes the protein MSDLITHVSDDAFEQEVLQSDTPVLLDFWAEWCGPCKAIAPILDELAGQYQGKLRIVKINIDHNQKTPRTYGVRGIPTLMVFKNGKVEATQIGAVSKGQLAQMIDKAI
- the rho gene encoding transcription termination factor Rho, whose amino-acid sequence is MSDTDNTTPNDAGGAENPSESRPRAPRRQSRGAKPAAGEAQAPATTTAPLFEQPAPVPPPATAPAAPAGEAAAAPEARAPGQPQNPQGQGQNNGNNRNNEQREGRGRRRRHERNQQQRPQGGGGGNNNPRYNNPHGLPMDDDNADPGADDRLINLTELKRMKAPQLIAFAESLGIQEGVARARRQDVVFSILKAHARSGGGIWAEGVLEILQDGFGFMRSADESYLAGPDDIYVSPSQIRRFNLRTGDYITGRVRHPKEGERYFAMLRVDDINGDPPEASKNKMLFENLTPLFPRKAFKLERGNGSSEDITGRILDLIAPIGKGQRALIVSQPKSGKTMMLQNIAQAIQYNHPDAHVIILLVDERPEEVTEIARTVRAEVISSTFDEPAVRHVQVAEMVIERAKRLVEHKRDVVILLDSITRLARAYNTVVPSSGKVLTGGVDANALQRPKRFFGAARNVEEGGSLTIIGTALTDTGSKMDEVIYEEFKGTGNMEVHLSRRISEKRVYPAIDINRSGTRREDLLIEPDMLAKIWILRKLLHPMDELAAMEFMLDKMKNTKSNDEFFNSMKR
- a CDS encoding DEAD/DEAH box helicase, with amino-acid sequence MSQTVLTDTFFTNFELHPLLQQGLAEAGFTRCTPIQELTLPVALAGRDVAGQAQTGTGKTCAFLVALMNRLLTTPAVAERKDTDPRALVIAPTRELAIQIDKDARAIGARTGLKTALIYGGVDYDKQRQQLHDGCDIIIATPGRLLDYYKQQVFGFNGVEVMVIDEADRMFDLGFIKDVRFIFRRLPAREQRQVLLFSATLSHRVLELAYEHMHEAEKLVVESDHVTADKVRQVVYFPAKEEKLPLLLNLIDQHQPSRSIIFVNTKAAAERVTERVKRHGCRVGAISGDVPQLKRQKLLQRFQDGQLDILVATDVAARGLHIPAVSHVFNYDLPQDAEDYVHRIGRTARLGAEGDAVSFACDLYAMSLPDIETYIGQAIPVATIAPELLVMPKPRAVDAEFAANAAADSAAFGDYVEPRHDDKKGGRARRDGRDGERKPRGDRPHEPRPPRARAEPAAVEAVAPVAVASDASVSAIDEGERKRRRRRGGRNRRREGGEAVATNAVQGKPQATSAEGGHPPRGERRAPRERAPAEAVASAAGRPSRQVAATAGEHTHPNKPSLFRRLTRLFTGR